In a single window of the Helicobacter felis ATCC 49179 genome:
- a CDS encoding SH3 domain-containing protein — translation MNNFKVLRLYGLASLWVVGLLGVYVGVFFQIRSTANILIPPATPVPITPIEIKPPTPPAQAKTQTPPPPPKSAPKSAPKPLEKKPPVVESTPPKVLPQTPPPPAPPSTPPTPTAPAPQPVVTPQIKPIKPETPKFKTYIVVVNVLNVRALPNIHARVTQQLMHAQKVQVLEIKDGWGRTKRGWVFLDYLERVP, via the coding sequence GTGAATAATTTTAAGGTATTGAGACTTTATGGTTTAGCGAGCTTGTGGGTAGTGGGCTTGCTTGGGGTGTATGTAGGCGTATTTTTTCAAATACGCTCCACCGCAAACATACTTATCCCTCCTGCTACCCCCGTTCCCATTACCCCCATTGAGATAAAGCCCCCCACGCCCCCCGCTCAAGCCAAGACACAGACACCCCCCCCACCTCCTAAATCTGCTCCTAAATCTGCTCCTAAACCTTTGGAGAAAAAACCCCCTGTAGTAGAATCTACACCTCCCAAAGTCCTCCCACAAACACCACCCCCCCCAGCACCACCCTCCACACCTCCCACACCAACAGCCCCCGCTCCTCAACCCGTTGTAACGCCTCAAATCAAACCTATAAAACCGGAAACACCCAAGTTTAAAACCTACATTGTGGTTGTGAATGTCTTAAATGTGCGCGCCCTGCCCAATATCCATGCCCGGGTTACCCAGCAGTTAATGCATGCCCAAAAAGTGCAAGTGTTGGAGATCAAAGATGGTTGGGGGCGCACTAAGAGAGGTTGGGTGTTTTTAGATTACTTGGAAAGAGTGCCATGA
- a CDS encoding shikimate dehydrogenase translates to MKEKFFGVFGNPIAHSKSPLLHNKAFGDFEKELGFRGHYQAILLEEGSSLKATFLALNLSGANITAPFKEDAYHLSDVQEGQAQAIQALNTWVYEKGRIVGRTTDIEGFYAPLKERNFKPQKVLVLGAGGSARAVVAGLCAQGVEVHVFNRSSQRLETFYAQGLTCFHPPHFPLESYDLLVNTTSAGMDGATYPLDLDILKSLLAKAHMAYDLIYSVQTPFLRLAKDIGAEVLDGRAMFIAQAALSFGYFCAQKIPYAEILKSMQEVF, encoded by the coding sequence ATGAAAGAGAAGTTTTTTGGGGTTTTTGGCAACCCGATCGCCCATTCTAAATCCCCTCTTTTGCACAATAAAGCTTTTGGGGACTTTGAAAAAGAGTTAGGTTTTAGGGGGCATTACCAAGCCATTTTATTAGAAGAGGGTAGCAGTCTTAAAGCGACATTTTTAGCATTAAATTTAAGCGGGGCGAATATCACTGCCCCCTTTAAAGAAGACGCTTATCATCTAAGCGATGTGCAAGAGGGGCAGGCCCAAGCAATCCAAGCTCTCAATACTTGGGTCTATGAAAAAGGACGCATAGTGGGGCGCACAACAGATATTGAGGGGTTTTATGCCCCCCTTAAAGAGAGAAACTTCAAGCCCCAAAAAGTCTTAGTGCTAGGAGCTGGGGGGAGTGCTCGGGCGGTGGTGGCCGGGTTGTGTGCGCAGGGGGTGGAGGTGCATGTTTTTAATCGTAGCTCTCAGAGGCTTGAAACTTTTTACGCGCAGGGCTTAACATGTTTTCACCCCCCGCACTTCCCTTTAGAGAGCTATGATTTATTGGTAAACACCACGAGCGCGGGGATGGACGGGGCAACTTATCCGCTTGATTTGGACATCCTTAAATCCCTTTTAGCTAAAGCGCACATGGCTTATGATTTGATTTACAGCGTGCAAACCCCGTTTTTAAGATTAGCTAAAGATATAGGCGCAGAGGTCTTAGATGGGCGCGCGATGTTCATCGCCCAAGCAGCTTTGAGTTTTGGCTATTTTTGCGCCCAAAAAATCCCTTATGCAGAGATTTTAAAGAGCATGCAAGAGGTCTTTTAA
- the gmhA gene encoding D-sedoheptulose 7-phosphate isomerase, producing the protein MQELIYAEFKDHLEVAQQTLQNLATEIEKVASKLVSVLQGGHKILICGNGGSAADAQHFAAELTGRYKRERRGLPAIALSTDTSALTAIGNDYGYAHVFARQVEALGQKGDCLVGISTSGNSENVLLALQRGQELGLSSLGLSGRDGGKMRALCDHNLIIPSHDTPRIQEMHILMIHLLCEQIERAFV; encoded by the coding sequence ATGCAAGAATTGATTTATGCCGAATTTAAAGATCACCTAGAAGTTGCCCAACAAACCTTACAAAATTTAGCCACAGAGATAGAAAAAGTCGCCTCAAAGTTGGTTTCTGTGTTGCAAGGCGGGCATAAGATTTTAATTTGTGGGAATGGGGGAAGTGCGGCTGATGCGCAACATTTTGCTGCCGAGCTGACCGGTCGCTATAAAAGAGAGAGGCGTGGACTTCCAGCAATAGCTCTGAGCACGGACACCTCAGCACTAACCGCCATTGGCAATGATTATGGCTATGCCCATGTCTTTGCGCGCCAAGTGGAGGCTTTGGGGCAAAAGGGGGATTGTTTGGTGGGGATTTCTACCAGTGGCAACTCTGAAAATGTGCTCTTAGCCCTGCAAAGGGGGCAGGAGCTGGGTTTAAGCTCTCTGGGGCTTAGTGGAAGAGATGGGGGCAAAATGCGCGCTCTATGCGATCATAACCTCATTATTCCTAGCCACGACACCCCGCGCATCCAAGAGATGCATATTTTGATGATCCATTTGCTTTGTGAGCAAATTGAGCGGGCTTTTGTCTAG
- a CDS encoding phosphoethanolamine transferase has protein sequence MLQTLLNYSDVENRHTPWYFQRSLGDIFKLAGYQTFWLTNQDPAQANNAYKLLPKRFESFYRTSSLDTSDQALLDLFEQKVKPQLGAKNAIVFHLIGSHILYHERFPKSFAKFSPAQIPTQGLHIKDKAQLQTLADYVNSIYYTDSVLRQIFKLFEKKDALILYLSDHAQDMFESGNTYGHRCSIYGVQIPFIIYVTDLFKQKHPSKVQQLAQALHRPFMSDDLIHTLLPLVGIHTKDHLESKNLLSPKFDEKRQRIYCDDKVYPHP, from the coding sequence GTGTTGCAGACTTTGCTCAATTACAGCGATGTAGAAAATCGCCACACTCCATGGTATTTTCAAAGAAGTTTGGGGGATATTTTCAAATTAGCGGGCTATCAAACCTTTTGGCTGACTAATCAAGATCCTGCCCAAGCCAATAATGCCTATAAACTTCTACCTAAACGCTTTGAGAGTTTTTATAGAACTTCCTCTTTAGACACCAGCGATCAAGCTTTGTTAGATTTGTTTGAGCAAAAGGTTAAACCCCAGCTTGGGGCTAAAAATGCCATTGTTTTTCACCTCATCGGTAGTCATATCCTCTATCACGAACGCTTCCCTAAAAGTTTTGCTAAATTTAGTCCCGCGCAAATCCCCACTCAAGGCTTGCATATTAAAGACAAGGCGCAGTTACAAACCCTAGCCGATTATGTCAACTCCATTTACTACACCGATAGTGTCTTGCGACAAATCTTTAAGCTGTTTGAAAAAAAAGACGCGCTCATTCTCTACCTCTCCGATCACGCCCAAGACATGTTTGAGAGCGGCAACACTTATGGGCATCGTTGCTCAATTTATGGCGTGCAAATCCCCTTTATCATCTATGTAACCGATCTCTTTAAGCAAAAACACCCTAGTAAAGTGCAACAACTCGCCCAAGCGTTGCATAGACCTTTTATGAGCGATGATCTGATCCACACTCTCTTGCCTCTAGTGGGTATCCATACTAAAGATCATTTAGAGAGTAAAAATTTACTAAGCCCCAAATTTGATGAAAAGCGCCAGAGAATCTATTGTGATGATAAAGTGTATCCCCACCCCTAG
- a CDS encoding phosphoethanolamine transferase domain-containing protein → MVVLDTRFFLCVLSFALAGGFSPDIHLSYPLKAIAKNGFYSAVFFYVAYTLLSFLPMRAREWGKNILLVLSLASAFVRFFMGYYFNMDINQALMETLQDTNVHESLAFLKAHVLPHGALFLALLAFCVLFLYVVRFKWELSRRVHLILLVFMSLGVGAHMGRTAYLFAQRGMAGWSPPEVWETLPLIKEARALYFSLRYSTQVARQSLDRPFAKDYLRVDKESVPYVVLIVGESVSRNFMGVYGYALPNTPFLSSLKNRERERDRKIYLSLKMRSPPLQTPPLCCRLCSITAM, encoded by the coding sequence GTGGTTGTCTTAGATACGCGCTTTTTTCTTTGCGTGCTTAGCTTCGCGCTGGCGGGCGGGTTTTCTCCAGATATCCATCTAAGTTACCCGCTCAAGGCGATCGCCAAGAATGGCTTTTACAGCGCGGTGTTTTTCTATGTGGCTTACACTCTGCTAAGTTTTTTGCCCATGCGCGCTAGAGAGTGGGGTAAAAATATTTTGCTGGTTTTGAGTTTGGCTAGCGCGTTTGTGCGCTTTTTTATGGGGTATTATTTCAATATGGACATCAACCAAGCTCTCATGGAGACCTTGCAAGATACCAATGTCCATGAAAGCCTAGCGTTTTTAAAAGCGCATGTATTGCCCCATGGCGCGCTGTTTTTAGCCCTGTTAGCATTCTGTGTGCTGTTTTTGTATGTTGTGCGTTTTAAATGGGAATTGAGTAGGCGCGTGCATTTAATTTTGTTGGTATTCATGAGCTTGGGCGTGGGCGCGCACATGGGACGCACCGCTTATCTATTTGCCCAAAGAGGGATGGCAGGTTGGAGTCCTCCAGAAGTTTGGGAAACTCTACCCCTCATCAAAGAGGCTAGAGCCCTGTATTTTAGTCTGCGCTATAGCACTCAAGTAGCGCGCCAAAGCTTGGATCGCCCCTTTGCTAAAGACTATCTGCGCGTGGACAAAGAGAGTGTGCCCTATGTGGTTTTAATTGTGGGTGAGAGTGTGTCTAGGAACTTCATGGGGGTTTATGGCTACGCTCTACCCAACACACCCTTTTTAAGTAGCCTCAAAAACAGAGAGAGAGAGAGAGATCGCAAAATTTATTTGTCTTTGAAGATGCGATCTCCGCCTTTGCAAACACCGCCCCTGTGTTGCAGACTTTGCTCAATTACAGCGATGTAG
- the rfaE1 gene encoding D-glycero-beta-D-manno-heptose-7-phosphate kinase has protein sequence MQNWLLTPLKTPRVLVVGDIILDHYIWGMSERLSPEAPVQVVEVQRESYKLGGAGNVVDNLVALGAQVSLCGVVGEDESKTRVLENLQSLGVDTQGVLSDTQRPTCQKSRVMISRQQVLRVDREKRTPICENLRARLLEIAQNLLQEADVLILSDYQKGVLDKEFCQNLIHNAKAQNKLVLCDPKGKDYSKYAHATLITPNKKEAQMATGIEITDDVSLKEALLFFKDHLHISIPLITLSEAGMAFLQGDRLLKIPTIAKEVYDVSGAGDTVIAALAFGLSVGVSILQACTFANAAAAVVVGKVGSARASYAEVLDFLHSYHHQGQKILDKLSASHLLHAMRSKKIVFTNGCFDLLHRGHVQYLQEAKKLGDILIVGLNSDASVRRLKGESRPICDQDARAVVLAGLECVDFVVIFEEDTPYELIKALKPHILVKGADYKDKEVIGRDLVDQVVLIDFVKGYSTTQTIAKIAGKN, from the coding sequence ATGCAAAACTGGTTGTTAACACCCCTTAAAACTCCCCGTGTGCTCGTGGTGGGGGATATTATCTTAGATCACTACATTTGGGGAATGAGTGAGCGCCTCTCCCCTGAAGCCCCCGTGCAGGTGGTGGAAGTGCAAAGGGAGAGCTACAAACTAGGGGGGGCGGGGAATGTGGTGGATAATTTAGTGGCCCTAGGAGCGCAAGTAAGCTTATGTGGCGTGGTGGGCGAAGATGAGAGCAAAACGCGCGTTCTTGAAAATCTACAAAGTTTAGGCGTGGATACACAAGGCGTTTTAAGCGACACCCAACGGCCTACATGCCAAAAAAGCCGAGTGATGATTTCAAGACAACAGGTTTTGCGCGTGGATAGAGAAAAGCGCACCCCCATCTGTGAAAATCTGCGCGCGCGCCTGCTAGAAATAGCCCAAAACCTCTTGCAAGAAGCCGATGTTTTGATTCTATCTGATTACCAAAAAGGGGTTTTAGACAAAGAGTTTTGCCAAAACTTAATCCACAACGCTAAAGCACAAAATAAACTTGTGTTATGCGACCCCAAAGGAAAAGATTATTCTAAATACGCCCACGCGACCCTCATCACGCCCAATAAAAAAGAAGCCCAAATGGCTACGGGCATTGAGATTACAGACGATGTGAGCTTAAAAGAAGCGTTATTATTTTTTAAAGACCATTTGCATATTTCTATCCCTCTGATCACCTTGAGCGAAGCGGGTATGGCTTTTTTGCAGGGGGATCGCTTGCTCAAAATCCCCACCATTGCCAAAGAGGTTTATGATGTGAGCGGGGCGGGGGACACTGTTATTGCCGCTTTGGCTTTTGGGTTGAGTGTGGGTGTGTCTATCTTGCAAGCCTGCACCTTTGCTAATGCAGCAGCAGCGGTGGTGGTGGGCAAGGTGGGGAGTGCGCGCGCCTCTTATGCAGAAGTGCTGGACTTTTTGCACTCTTATCACCATCAAGGCCAAAAAATCTTAGACAAACTTAGCGCTAGCCATCTTTTACACGCCATGCGCTCTAAAAAAATTGTCTTTACCAATGGCTGTTTTGATCTCTTGCACCGCGGGCATGTGCAGTATTTACAAGAGGCTAAAAAATTAGGGGATATTCTCATTGTGGGACTGAATAGCGATGCTTCAGTGCGCCGCTTAAAGGGGGAGAGTCGCCCTATTTGTGATCAAGACGCGCGCGCGGTGGTGCTGGCTGGCTTGGAATGTGTGGATTTTGTGGTGATCTTTGAGGAGGACACCCCCTATGAGCTCATTAAAGCCCTCAAGCCCCATATTTTAGTCAAGGGGGCAGACTATAAAGACAAAGAAGTCATAGGGCGGGATTTGGTCGATCAAGTGGTCTTGATCGATTTTGTCAAGGGTTATTCCACCACGCAAACCATTGCTAAGATCGCCGGTAAAAATTAG
- the rfaD gene encoding ADP-glyceromanno-heptose 6-epimerase, translating to MPYITSSLDNKTIVITGGAGFIGSNLALYFQKHHPNANVIVLDKFRDQTPPSDSLGHFKNLLNFHGEIITADINHDLSALKKIDFDYLFHQAAISDTTQQNQELVMRTNHQAFMKLLKIADKKDARVIYASSAGVYGNTPAPNRVGFGEVPENVYGFSKLCMDKSAQAFAQESYGRIIGLRYFNVYGPGEFYKHKTASMILQLGLQALQDQEVKLFEFGEQKRDFVYIEDVIAANVKAIEAPRSGVYNVGSGVARSYNDIVAILKQHLGDFKTTYIKNPYPFFQNHTCADIEATCNDLDYTPRYNLEEGIKEYIPVIKELACKTGC from the coding sequence ATGCCCTACATCACTTCTAGTTTAGACAACAAAACCATTGTGATCACAGGAGGGGCGGGCTTTATTGGGAGCAATCTCGCGCTCTATTTTCAAAAACACCACCCTAATGCCAATGTGATTGTCCTAGACAAATTCAGAGATCAAACCCCTCCTAGCGACAGCTTGGGACATTTTAAGAATTTGCTCAATTTTCATGGGGAGATCATCACTGCGGACATCAACCACGACTTGAGCGCGCTAAAAAAAATTGACTTTGACTACCTTTTTCATCAAGCCGCTATCTCAGACACCACACAGCAAAATCAAGAATTAGTGATGCGCACCAACCACCAAGCTTTTATGAAGTTGCTCAAAATCGCCGATAAAAAGGACGCCAGAGTGATTTATGCCTCCTCAGCCGGGGTTTATGGCAACACCCCAGCACCCAATCGCGTAGGGTTTGGCGAAGTGCCTGAAAATGTCTATGGTTTTTCCAAATTGTGCATGGACAAGAGTGCGCAGGCCTTTGCCCAAGAGAGTTACGGGCGCATTATCGGCTTGCGTTATTTTAATGTCTATGGTCCGGGGGAATTTTACAAGCACAAAACCGCTTCGATGATCTTACAGCTAGGCTTGCAGGCCTTGCAAGATCAAGAGGTAAAACTCTTTGAATTTGGGGAGCAAAAACGCGATTTTGTCTACATTGAAGATGTGATTGCGGCAAATGTCAAAGCGATAGAAGCCCCTAGAAGTGGGGTTTACAATGTAGGGAGTGGAGTGGCTCGCAGTTATAATGACATTGTGGCAATTCTCAAACAACATCTAGGCGATTTTAAAACCACCTACATTAAAAACCCTTACCCCTTTTTTCAAAACCACACTTGCGCGGACATTGAGGCGACTTGCAATGATTTAGACTACACGCCCCGCTACAACCTAGAAGAAGGAATTAAGGAATACATTCCCGTGATTAAAGAGCTAGCATGCAAAACTGGTTGTTAA
- a CDS encoding D-glycero-alpha-D-manno-heptose-1,7-bisphosphate 7-phosphatase, whose product MKRKALFLDRDGVVNVDRGYVHTCADFEFMPGIFELLAHAKACGYLLLLVTNQSGIGRGYYSEQDFETLSAYMQEQLQKVLGFGLDRIYHCPHAPTHHCFCRKPQIGMVKTACQDFELDLTQSVMLGDKKSDMQFGHNAGIGTNLWLQTCPQTPLEYAHSISTLQQVLDFLKHS is encoded by the coding sequence TTGAAACGCAAAGCCTTGTTTTTGGATCGCGATGGGGTGGTGAATGTGGATAGGGGATATGTGCACACCTGCGCGGATTTTGAGTTTATGCCCGGTATCTTTGAGCTATTGGCTCACGCTAAAGCTTGTGGTTATTTATTACTGCTAGTTACTAACCAATCGGGCATTGGGCGGGGGTATTATAGCGAGCAGGATTTTGAAACTCTTAGTGCCTACATGCAAGAGCAATTACAAAAGGTGTTAGGTTTTGGCTTGGATCGCATTTATCACTGCCCGCATGCCCCCACGCACCATTGTTTTTGCAGAAAACCCCAAATTGGCATGGTCAAAACCGCTTGTCAAGATTTTGAGCTTGATTTGACTCAAAGCGTGATGTTGGGGGATAAAAAAAGTGATATGCAGTTTGGACACAATGCAGGCATTGGCACGAATTTATGGCTACAAACATGCCCACAAACACCTTTAGAATACGCGCACTCTATTAGCACCCTGCAACAAGTGCTAGATTTTTTAAAACACTCTTGA
- a CDS encoding sulfite exporter TauE/SafE family protein translates to MMELLALFLSASVMSLGHCVGMCGGVVLAYSQSKFSPQTPLKVQIYAHLLYNLGRLSTYMLAVLLLALLGHTLLEMVAHYSAIPRFKLQGVVIMGVGALIFLLAFGFLLKWHLNLGVFSKLFKATLGSSKLSSFYLLGALNGLLPCSLVYYFLLNALASSDLAHALMRMLVLSLGTFAPLFVLGLLSGRFLSMSARAIFAKLAFVLMLGFGSYDLYKGFLIFSGHAHHHMEMTH, encoded by the coding sequence ATGATGGAACTCTTGGCTCTTTTTTTAAGCGCGTCCGTGATGTCTTTAGGGCATTGTGTGGGCATGTGTGGGGGAGTCGTGCTCGCCTACTCTCAGAGCAAATTTAGCCCTCAAACCCCTTTAAAAGTCCAAATATACGCCCATCTTCTCTATAATTTAGGACGCTTGAGCACCTATATGCTTGCTGTTTTGCTACTAGCCCTCTTGGGACACACTCTCTTAGAAATGGTGGCGCACTACAGCGCGATCCCGCGCTTTAAACTGCAGGGGGTGGTGATCATGGGCGTTGGCGCGCTAATTTTCTTGCTCGCCTTTGGTTTTCTGCTCAAATGGCATTTAAATTTAGGTGTATTTTCCAAACTTTTTAAAGCCACTTTGGGGAGCTCTAAACTCTCTAGTTTTTACTTACTGGGCGCGCTCAATGGCTTATTGCCCTGCTCGTTAGTGTATTATTTTTTACTCAACGCGTTAGCTAGCTCGGATTTAGCCCATGCCCTCATGAGAATGCTAGTGCTCTCTTTGGGCACTTTTGCCCCCTTGTTTGTGCTAGGTTTGCTCTCAGGGCGTTTTTTGAGCATGTCCGCACGCGCTATTTTTGCCAAACTCGCCTTTGTGCTCATGCTAGGTTTTGGAAGTTATGATCTCTACAAGGGCTTTTTGATATTTAGTGGGCATGCCCACCACCACATGGAAATGACGCATTGA
- a CDS encoding type III pantothenate kinase: MILCDIGNTHLHFYENSKISTYTPQNLPPKLEGAVFFISVNTQHTQALLNICPQAQDIAPLIHLPTSYQGLGVDRKAACLGLGSKSGVVVDAGSAISLDIMENSQHLGGVLLPGLSAYQKAYKSIAPILDQPLDRDIDLEQLPQSTAQAVSFGTLQSVLLLLKKVIGDKQAYFTGGDGAFLARFFPKSVYDPLLVFTGMQRALKQ; the protein is encoded by the coding sequence ATGATTTTGTGCGATATTGGCAATACACATCTGCATTTTTATGAAAATTCTAAAATTAGCACCTACACACCCCAAAACCTACCCCCCAAACTAGAGGGCGCGGTGTTTTTTATTAGCGTGAACACACAACACACCCAAGCCCTTTTAAATATCTGCCCTCAAGCTCAAGACATCGCGCCTTTAATTCATTTACCCACTTCTTATCAGGGGCTAGGAGTGGATCGCAAGGCGGCATGTTTGGGTTTGGGTTCAAAAAGTGGTGTGGTGGTGGATGCAGGCAGTGCCATCAGCCTTGATATTATGGAAAATAGCCAGCATTTAGGCGGGGTTCTTTTGCCCGGTCTTAGTGCCTACCAAAAAGCCTACAAAAGCATCGCGCCTATTTTAGATCAACCTCTTGATAGAGATATTGATTTGGAACAATTACCCCAAAGCACCGCTCAGGCGGTGAGTTTTGGGACTCTGCAAAGTGTTTTATTATTATTAAAAAAAGTTATTGGCGACAAACAAGCCTATTTCACCGGGGGCGATGGGGCGTTTTTGGCGCGTTTCTTTCCCAAAAGTGTCTATGATCCTCTGCTTGTTTTTACAGGCATGCAAAGGGCGTTAAAACAATGA
- the dut gene encoding dUTP diphosphatase: MLKVKLQKLHPNAHIPAYQSIGASGFDLCALEGLEIAPQSVALVRTGLAIELEKGYEVQVRSRSGLALKHQIMVLNSPGTIDSDYRGELQVILMNLGHAPFGIKAGDRIAQGVLCRVFQAEFIPAVELGATQRGESGFGSSGV, from the coding sequence ATGCTAAAAGTTAAGCTACAAAAACTCCACCCCAATGCTCACATTCCGGCCTATCAAAGCATAGGAGCTAGTGGGTTTGATCTGTGCGCTTTGGAGGGGCTAGAGATTGCTCCTCAAAGTGTGGCTTTGGTGCGCACGGGTTTAGCCATCGAATTGGAAAAGGGCTATGAAGTGCAGGTGCGCTCTCGATCGGGACTGGCTTTAAAACACCAAATTATGGTGCTCAATTCGCCTGGAACCATTGATAGTGATTATCGCGGAGAGTTACAAGTGATCTTGATGAATTTAGGGCATGCGCCCTTTGGCATCAAGGCAGGAGATCGCATCGCTCAAGGGGTGTTGTGCCGTGTGTTTCAAGCGGAGTTTATACCGGCTGTGGAGTTAGGAGCGACACAAAGAGGAGAATCAGGTTTTGGGAGCAGTGGGGTTTAA
- the greA gene encoding transcription elongation factor GreA — protein MQEPMSKYGYEKICAELKRLKEVERPCVIQEIDRAREHGDLKENAEYHAAKDKQAFIDARIAELSQTLANAQVIDPSTLSHQKVSFGSTVKILNLDNDKEFCYTIVGRMESDPSRGLISFGSPIAKSLMGKQKGDEVIVVLPSGENEFEILDIFYQDIDYAKS, from the coding sequence ATGCAAGAACCCATGAGTAAGTATGGATATGAAAAGATTTGCGCGGAATTAAAGCGTCTTAAAGAAGTGGAGAGGCCTTGTGTGATCCAAGAGATCGATCGCGCCCGCGAACATGGAGATTTGAAAGAGAACGCCGAATACCATGCTGCAAAGGACAAACAGGCCTTTATTGATGCGCGTATTGCTGAATTAAGCCAAACTTTGGCCAATGCGCAGGTGATTGATCCATCAACATTGAGTCATCAAAAAGTGAGCTTTGGCAGCACGGTAAAAATCCTCAATTTAGATAATGACAAAGAGTTTTGCTACACCATTGTAGGCCGCATGGAGAGCGATCCTAGTCGTGGGCTAATTTCCTTTGGATCGCCCATTGCTAAAAGTTTAATGGGCAAACAAAAGGGAGATGAGGTGATCGTTGTGTTGCCCTCAGGAGAAAATGAATTTGAAATTTTAGATATTTTCTATCAAGATATTGACTATGCTAAAAGTTAA
- a CDS encoding 5-formyltetrahydrofolate cyclo-ligase, translated as MDKIQFRALCKRILNKNRGWDIRDHKIITHLKGALQGKRSVLLFCPLPHEPNIKPLILWARRHKIKVFVPIIRHNLLEPTPYRLPLSKKLYNIYEPSPSLAVAKLDLALVPVLGIDGSGRRIGFGKGYYDTFFSRRKSTELVFVARKILRTKSLLGVKHDIVSTRCIDARTPNTYKRSIDAKYFHNYLDFLSFDSDFERLS; from the coding sequence ATGGATAAAATTCAGTTTCGTGCCCTCTGCAAGAGAATTTTGAATAAAAATCGTGGTTGGGATATCCGCGATCATAAAATCATCACACATCTTAAAGGCGCGCTACAAGGCAAACGCTCTGTTTTGCTTTTTTGCCCCCTCCCTCACGAACCCAATATAAAACCCTTGATCCTCTGGGCGCGCCGTCATAAAATTAAGGTCTTTGTGCCCATCATACGCCACAATCTTTTAGAACCCACGCCCTATCGCCTCCCCCTAAGCAAAAAACTCTATAACATCTACGAACCCTCGCCCTCTTTGGCAGTGGCTAAACTTGACTTAGCACTCGTGCCTGTGTTGGGAATAGATGGTAGTGGGCGGCGTATAGGCTTTGGTAAGGGCTATTATGATACTTTCTTTTCACGCAGAAAATCTACAGAATTGGTTTTTGTTGCCCGTAAAATTTTACGCACCAAAAGTTTACTAGGTGTTAAGCATGATATAGTAAGCACGCGCTGCATCGATGCACGCACTCCTAATACTTATAAAAGGTCTATTGATGCCAAGTATTTTCACAATTACCTTGATTTCCTGTCTTTTGACAGCGATTTTGAGCGTTTATCTTAG